In Oncorhynchus gorbuscha isolate QuinsamMale2020 ecotype Even-year linkage group LG02, OgorEven_v1.0, whole genome shotgun sequence, a single genomic region encodes these proteins:
- the LOC124000249 gene encoding zinc finger protein 423 isoform X4 codes for MSRRKQAKPRSVKAVEEGESSEFAANWDSSSAQTDVPAVADREAERKERRAALEDGDHSVTSHDDRIGDDDLDDESIFTCDNCQQDFECLAELTDHRTNHCPADGDDDPGLSWVASSPSSKDVASPSQMLGDGCCDLGMGTGEEEGGAGLPYPCQFCDKSFSRLSYLKRHEQIHSDKLPFKCTFCSRLFKHKRSRDRHVKLHTGDKKYSCQECEAAFSRSDHLKIHLKTHSSSKPFKCSVCKRGFSSTSSLQSHMQAHRKNKEHLALRAEKEGGKRGSNAGSGGEMDQDPYMCDYCEETFSQTDELEKHVVTRHPQLSDRVDLQCIHCPEIFSDEGPLLSHIERSHANRKHKCPVCLEQFPSVEDVYCHLDSHRQPDSSNHSASPDPVLGSVASMSSATPDSSASLERGSTPDSTLKPTQSRRKLAPNSDHDDGGHWMAKVTYSCPYCSKRDFNSLAVLEIHLKTIHADKPQQNHTCQLCLDTLPTLYNLNEHVRKAHRSSGGASAAFPLLQFTNVSAFHCNYCPDMFADINTLQEHIRMSHCMPGGMVAGSTTLEGNHAFFCNQCSMGFLTESSLTEHIQQTHCSGGGVPKMESPVLQPSQSFMEVYSCPYCTNSPIFGSLLKLTKHIKENHKNIPLANNKRQAKVADLSPASSDVEISSPKRHRLAGDSTLAGSNGDYPCNQCDLHFSSFESFQAHLKSHLEMLLRRQSCPQCNKEDFDSQESLLQHLTVHYTTTSTQYVCESCDKQFSSVDDLQKHLLDMHTFVLYHCTLCQEVFDSKVSIQVHLAVKHSNEKKMFRCTACAWDFRKESDLQLHVKHSHLGHPTGPAVAGKARKCIFCGETFGTEVELQCHITTHSKKFNCRFCGKAFHAIVLLERHLREKHCVFDGGNGTGNGGSQNGTPNGVTQSSKRGGGGERSTVTTEQADLQSMLLKNASQDVANSHEASGGEEELDNSEPMYACDICGAAYTMESLLQNHRLRDHNIQPGDDDAGTRKKKADFIKGNHKCNVCSRTFFSENGLREHAQTHRGPAKHYMCPICGERFPSLLTLTEHKVTHSKSLDTGTCRICKMPLQSEEDFIEHCQMHPDLRNSLTGFRCVVCMQTVTSTLELKIHGTFHMQKLSAGGGSGGGGGSASSSPNGQLQQHKHYKCALCLKEFKNKQELVKLDVNGLPYGLCASCMSRATNGQSPSGGTTPQEAGGEKVAPVLRCPECAVKFETLEDLESHVQVDHPEMSPETSGAKKVTDASPVPKKKTYQCIKCQMTFETEREIQIHVANHMIASPCVHFLSAL; via the exons ATGGTGATGATGACCCTGGGCTCTCCTGGGTAGCGTCCTCTCCCTCCAGCAAAGACGTGGCATCGCCGTCACAGATGCTGGGGGATGGCTGCTGTGATCTGGGCATGGGcacaggggaggaagaagggggcgCGGGGCTGCCCTACCCCTGCCAGTTCTGCGACAAGTCCTTCAGCCGCCTCAGCTACCTGAAGCGCCACGAGCAGATCCACAGCGACAAGCTGCCCTTCAAGTGCACCTTCTGCAGCCGCCTGTTCAAGCACAAGCGCAGCCGCGACCGCCACGTCAAGCTCCACACCGGAGACAAGAAGTACAGCTGCCAGGAATGTGAGGCGGCTTTCTCCCGCAGCGACCATCTCAAGATCCACCTGAAGACCCACAGCTCCAGCAAGCCCTTTAAGTGCAGCGTGTGCAAGAGAGGCTTCTCCTCCACATCCTCTCTACAGAGTCACATGCAGGCCCACAGGAAGAACAAGGAGCACCTGGCCCTGCGTGCGGAAAAGGAAGGGGGGAAGCGTGGCAGCAATGCAGGTAGTGGAGGGGAGATGGACCAGGACCCATACATGTGTGACTACTGTGAGGAGACCTTCAGCCAGACAGACGAGCTGGAGAAGCACGTAGTGACCCGCCACCCCCAGCTGTCTGATCGCGTTGACCTGCAGTGCATCCACTGCCCTGAGATCTTCAGCGACGAGGGCCCGCTGCTCTCCCATATCGAAAGGTCCCACGCCAACCGTAAACACAAGTGCCCTGTGTGCTTGGAGCAGTTCCCCTCTGTGGAGGACGTCTATTGCCACCTGGACAGCCACCGGCAGCCCGACTCCAGTAACCACAGTGCCAGCCCTGACCCAGTGCTGGGCAGCGTGGCATCCATGAGCAGCGCCACCCCAGACTCCAGTGCCTCTCTGGAGAGGGGTTCTACCCCTGACTCCACCCTGAAGCCCACCCAGAGCCGCCGCAAGCTGGCCCCCAACTCTGACCACGACGATGGGGGCCATTGGATGGCCAAGGTGACCTACAGCTGCCCCTACTGCTCCAAGAGAGACTTCAACAGCCTGGCCGTGCTGGAGATCCATCTGAAGACCATCCATGCAGACAAGCCCCAGCAGAACCACACCTGCCAGCTGTGTCTGGACACCCTGCCCACGCTCTACAACCTCAACGAGCACGTCCGCAAAGCCCACCGAAGCAGCGGCGGCGCCTCAGCGGCCTTCCCCCTGCTCCAGTTCACCAACGTGTCGGCCTTCCACTGCAACTACTGCCCAGACATGTTTGCAGACATCAACACCCTGCAAGAGCACATCCGCATGTCCCACTGCATGCCTGGAGGAATGGTTGCAGGCTCCACCACCCTGGAGGGCAACCACGCCTTCTTCTGCAACCAGTGCTCCATGGGTTTCCTCACAGAGTCCTCTCTCACAGAGCACATCCAGCAGACCCACTGCAGTGGAGGAGGGGTTCCCAAGATGGAGTCCCCCGTTCTGCAGCCCTCCCAGTCCTTCATGGAGGTCTACTCCTGTCCATACTGCACCAACTCACCCATCTTTGGCTCCCTGCTCAAGCTCACCAAGCACATCAAGGAGAATCACAAGAACATCCCACTGGCCAATAACAAGCGGCAAGCCAAGGTGGCTGACCTTAGCCCAGCTTCGTCTGATGTTGAAATCTCCTCCCCCAAACGCCATAGGCTGGCTGGGGACTCTACCCTGGCAGGGTCCAATGGAGACTACCCCTGCAACCAGTGTGACCTACACTTCAGCAGCTTCGAGAGCTTCCAGGCCCATCTCAAGTCCCACCTGGAGATGCTGCTGAGGAGACAGTCCTGCCCGCAGTGCAACAAAGAGGACTTCGACTCCCAGGAGTCTCTGCTGCAGCACCTGACAGTCCACTACACCACCACGTCCACACAGTACGTGTGTGAGAGTTGTGATAAGCAGTTCTCCTCTGTAGACGACCTGCAGAAGCACCTGCTGGACATGCACACCTTTGTGCTATACCACTGCACGCTGTGCCAGGAGGTGTTTGACTCCAAGGTGTCCATCCAGGTCCACCTGGCTGTCAAGCACAGCAATGAGAAGAAGATGTTCCGCTGCACGGCCTGCGCCTGGGACTTCCGGAAGGAGAGTGACCTCCAGCTGCATGTCAAGCACAGCCACCTGGGACACCCCACTGGCCCTGCGGTCGCCGGCAAGGCCCGCAAGTGCATATTCTGTGGGGAGACGTTTGGCACAGAGGTGGAACTGCAGTGCCACATCACCACCCACAGTAAGAAGTTCAACTGCCGCTTCTGTGGCAAGGCCTTTCACGCTATTGTGCTGCTGGAGAGGCATCTGAGGGAGAAGCACTGTGTCTTCGACGGGGGCAATGGCACTGGGAATGGGGGCAGCCAGAATGGTACACCCAACGGTGTGACCCAGAGCTCCAAGCGTGGGGGAGGAGGCGAAAGATCGACAGTGACCACGGAGCAGGCTGACCTGCAGAGCATGCTGCTGAAGAATGCCAGCCAGGACGTAGCCAACAGCCATGAGGccagcggaggagaggaggagctggaCAACTCAGAGCCCATGTACGCCTGTGACATCTGTGGGGCGGCCTACACCATGGAGAGTCTTCTGCAGAACCACCGGCTGAGGGACCACAACATCCAGCCCGGGGACGACGACGCCGGCACCCGCAAGAAGAAGGCCGACTTCATCAAGGGCAATCACAAGTGCAACGTGTGCTCACGGACCTTCTTCTCTGAGAATGGTCTGAGGGAGCACGCCCAGACCCATCGTGGCCCAGCCAAGCACTACATGTGCCCCATCTGTGGAGAGCGCTTCCCCTCCCTGCTCACGCTCACCGAACACAAGGTCACCCACAGCAAAAGCCTGGACACGGGCACCTGCCGCATCTGTAAGATGCCCCTGCAGAGCGAGGAGGACTTCATAGAGCACTGCCAGATGCACCCAGACTTGAGGAACTCTCTGACGGGCTTCCGCTGTGTGGTATGCATGCAGACCGTCACCTCCACCCTGGAGCTCAAGATCCACGGCACCTTCCACATGCAGAAGCTCTCAGCCGGCGGGGgcagtgggggtgggggtggatcGGCCTCCTCTTCCCCCAACGGCCAGCTGCAGCAACACAAGCACTACAAGTGTGCCCTGTGCCTCAAGGAGTTCAAGAACAAGCAGGAGCTGGTGAAGCTGGATGTGAACGGGCTGCCCTATGGGCTGTGTGCTAGCTGTATGAGCCGGGCTACCAACGGCCAGTCTCCCAGCGGGGGCACCACGCCCCAGGAGGCCGGGGGAGAGAAGGTTGCGCCGGTGCTGCGATGCCCCGAGTGTGCTGTGAAGTTTGAGACCCTGGAGGACCTGGAGAGCCACGTTCAGGTGGACCACCCCGAGATGAGCCCGGAGACCAGTGGGGCCAAGAAGGTGACGGATGCCTCGCCTGTTCCTAAA AAGAAGACGTACCAGTGCATCAAATGCCAAATGACCttcgagacagagcgagagatccAGATCCACGTCGCCAATCACATGATTG CCTCACCCTGTGTTCATTTTCTCTCCGCTCTCTGA